In a genomic window of Cyanobacteria bacterium FACHB-DQ100:
- a CDS encoding helix-hairpin-helix domain-containing protein: MGRLNHLLQFSLCVALFTGCQVASSVSDRPKPLPQDPNIQVFTNHDPSSEYTEPYRKITRSGNNLEQVLIDAIATATSSIDIAVQEFRLPNVAKALRDRAASGVKVRVILEHEYARPYSAYTTAEVEKLPEREKARYQESRSLIDENNNGQLSEAEIRERDALVVLDTAKIARMDDRADGSRGSGLMHHKFMVVDGKTTIATSANWTMSDVHGDLSRPSSRGNANTLLKINSPELAQAFTQEFELMWRGRKFGVKKPVRPVQQFNIGETQIDLHFSPHSNKVPWEQTSNGLIAKTLEQSTQSIDLALFVFSDQDLVNAIEPRHSQGVSIRALIDPGFIYRSYSEGLDMLGVALSDDCKWEVNNRPWQNPIKTVGIPQLPPGDLLHHKFGVVDRHTVITGSHNWTIAANRNNDETLLIIRSPIVAAHFQREFDRLYANPILGVPPAIQRKAEAQQKQCPPPTARSDGKVNLNTATQAELEALPGVGSALAKRMIQARPLHSVEDLDRIPGVGKKLVEQLRDRVVF, translated from the coding sequence ATGGGTAGACTCAATCACCTTCTTCAGTTTAGTCTCTGTGTGGCACTGTTTACAGGTTGTCAAGTTGCGTCTTCCGTGAGCGATCGTCCAAAGCCGCTCCCGCAAGACCCGAATATTCAAGTTTTTACCAATCATGATCCGTCGTCTGAATACACCGAGCCATACCGGAAAATTACGCGATCGGGCAACAATCTAGAACAAGTTTTGATTGACGCGATCGCGACTGCAACCTCAAGTATTGATATTGCGGTGCAAGAATTTCGATTGCCGAATGTAGCGAAAGCCTTGCGCGATCGTGCTGCATCTGGGGTAAAAGTTCGAGTCATTTTGGAGCATGAGTATGCTCGTCCCTACAGCGCGTACACGACTGCGGAAGTTGAGAAGCTACCAGAGCGCGAGAAAGCAAGATATCAAGAATCACGATCGCTGATTGACGAGAACAACAATGGACAATTGAGTGAAGCTGAGATTCGAGAGCGTGATGCTTTAGTTGTTCTAGACACTGCGAAGATTGCTCGAATGGATGATCGTGCTGATGGTAGTCGCGGGAGTGGGCTGATGCACCATAAGTTTATGGTTGTAGATGGTAAGACGACGATCGCCACTTCAGCTAATTGGACAATGTCCGATGTTCACGGCGATCTGTCCCGCCCGAGCAGTCGCGGTAACGCAAACACGCTTTTGAAAATTAACAGTCCTGAACTTGCACAAGCATTTACTCAAGAGTTTGAATTGATGTGGCGCGGTCGTAAGTTTGGCGTGAAAAAGCCTGTTCGACCTGTGCAACAGTTCAATATTGGTGAAACGCAGATTGATTTACACTTTTCACCGCATTCTAATAAAGTTCCCTGGGAACAGACCTCGAATGGCTTAATTGCAAAGACGCTGGAACAATCAACCCAGTCGATCGATCTCGCTTTATTTGTGTTCTCGGATCAAGATTTGGTCAACGCGATCGAACCTCGTCATAGTCAGGGCGTATCTATTCGGGCATTGATTGATCCTGGCTTTATCTATCGATCCTATAGCGAAGGCTTAGATATGCTAGGTGTTGCTTTAAGTGATGATTGCAAGTGGGAAGTAAACAATCGCCCTTGGCAAAATCCGATTAAAACAGTAGGTATCCCACAACTACCGCCTGGTGATTTATTGCATCATAAGTTTGGTGTTGTCGATCGCCACACTGTTATCACAGGTTCACATAATTGGACAATTGCTGCCAATCGAAACAATGATGAAACCTTACTAATCATTCGTAGTCCAATTGTTGCAGCGCATTTCCAGCGAGAGTTTGATCGACTTTATGCCAACCCAATTTTAGGAGTTCCGCCTGCAATTCAGCGCAAAGCTGAGGCTCAACAAAAACAATGCCCTCCTCCCACAGCTAGAAGCGATGGCAAAGTTAATCTAAACACTGCAACACAAGCTGAACTAGAAGCATTACCAGGTGTTGGTTCTGCATTAGCAAAACGGATGATTCAAGCAAGACCGCTTCACTCAGTCGAAGATCTCGATCGAATTCCCGGTGTTGGTAAAAAGCTGGTGGAGCAATTGCGCGATCGTGTGGTTTTTTGA
- a CDS encoding cysteine desulfurase, producing the protein MQIYLDYSATTPTRPEAIAQMQQVLAEQWGNPSSLHTWGNRAATILERSRMQIAMLINAPAESIVFTSGGTESNNLAVMGIAHQYSTPQHMIISSVEHSAISEPARLLEQWGWEITRLPVNVLGQVNPADLQAALRANTVLVSIIYGQSEVGTVQPIAQLGQIVRNHGAIFHTDAVQVAGRLPLDVQQLPIDLLSLSSHKLYGSQGAGALYVRPGVELVPILGGGGQEGKLRSGTQALPAIASFGTAAELSAQELPTETPRLIRLRDRLFDQLADVPELVTTGDRIHRLPHHVSFCLPNADGETLNGKVLVRQMNLAGIGISAGAACSSGTLKPSPILLAMGYSDHAAKSGIRLTLGRYTTEEDIDWSAIVLKQILARLQPQKQPCECV; encoded by the coding sequence ATGCAAATCTACCTTGATTACAGTGCAACGACTCCCACGCGACCCGAAGCGATCGCACAAATGCAGCAAGTCTTAGCAGAACAATGGGGCAATCCGTCGAGTTTGCACACCTGGGGAAACCGCGCCGCTACGATTTTGGAGCGATCGCGGATGCAGATTGCGATGCTGATTAATGCACCTGCGGAATCGATCGTCTTCACCTCTGGCGGTACAGAGTCAAATAATCTTGCCGTGATGGGAATCGCGCATCAGTACAGCACCCCCCAACACATGATCATTTCGAGCGTCGAACATTCGGCAATCTCCGAACCTGCTCGACTTCTAGAGCAGTGGGGCTGGGAAATTACGCGCTTGCCGGTGAATGTGTTGGGACAGGTAAATCCGGCTGATTTGCAGGCAGCATTGCGAGCAAATACGGTATTAGTCTCGATCATCTATGGTCAAAGCGAGGTCGGAACCGTTCAGCCGATCGCGCAACTTGGTCAAATCGTGCGGAATCATGGCGCAATCTTTCACACCGATGCGGTTCAAGTCGCAGGAAGATTGCCGCTTGATGTGCAACAGTTACCGATCGATTTATTATCCCTTTCAAGCCATAAGCTGTATGGTTCTCAGGGAGCCGGAGCGTTGTATGTTCGTCCGGGTGTGGAATTGGTTCCGATCCTAGGGGGCGGTGGGCAGGAAGGAAAGTTACGATCGGGCACTCAAGCTTTACCTGCGATCGCGAGTTTTGGAACTGCCGCCGAGTTAAGCGCTCAAGAATTGCCAACCGAAACGCCGCGATTGATTCGATTGCGCGATCGTTTGTTCGATCAGCTTGCGGATGTTCCTGAATTAGTGACGACAGGCGATCGCATTCATCGCTTGCCGCATCATGTCAGTTTTTGTTTGCCCAATGCAGATGGCGAAACCTTGAATGGAAAAGTCTTAGTCCGTCAGATGAATTTAGCAGGCATTGGAATTAGTGCGGGGGCTGCTTGTAGTAGTGGCACTTTGAAGCCAAGTCCGATTTTGTTAGCAATGGGATATAGCGATCATGCGGCAAAATCGGGAATCCGCTTAACGTTGGGACGATATACGACTGAGGAAGATATTGATTGGAGTGCGATCGTGCTGAAGCAAATTCTGGCGCGACTGCAACCGCAAAAACAGCCTTGTGAATGCGTTTGA
- a CDS encoding Rpn family recombination-promoting nuclease/putative transposase codes for MYDDTCRFLAEQFSTDFASWPLGRSVNLTELKPSELSLDPIRADALILLQSDDTVLHLEFQTRPDKDIPFRMLDYRVRVYRKYPDKAMQQVVIYLQPTGSELVRQTRFVMQRTQHEFDVICLWEQPTDLFLQYPGLIPFAALGRTDSEMALRQASQVIGGITDPTIRANLSAASAILAGIRLEDEIIYRILRRDIMQESSVYRSILAEGETKGEERKQREIALNLLREGVLVATIVRATGLTIEQVQQLQQQLNESASS; via the coding sequence ATGTACGATGACACCTGCCGATTTCTTGCTGAACAGTTCTCCACCGACTTTGCCAGTTGGCCGCTTGGAAGGTCTGTTAACCTGACCGAACTCAAACCCTCTGAACTTTCGCTTGATCCCATTCGAGCAGATGCTTTGATTCTGCTTCAGTCCGACGACACTGTTTTGCATCTAGAGTTTCAGACCCGCCCCGATAAAGACATTCCCTTCCGAATGCTGGATTACCGAGTGCGAGTTTACCGGAAGTATCCAGACAAAGCGATGCAGCAAGTCGTGATTTATCTCCAGCCCACTGGATCAGAGCTTGTTCGGCAAACTCGCTTTGTCATGCAACGGACTCAACATGAATTTGATGTGATTTGTTTGTGGGAGCAACCAACGGATTTATTTTTGCAATATCCCGGACTAATTCCGTTTGCGGCTCTTGGTCGAACAGATTCAGAAATGGCATTGCGCCAAGCTTCTCAGGTAATTGGCGGAATCACAGATCCAACAATTCGAGCAAATTTATCAGCAGCTTCAGCAATTTTGGCTGGGATAAGATTAGAAGATGAGATCATTTATCGAATTTTGCGGAGGGATATCATGCAAGAATCATCTGTATACCGTTCGATCTTGGCAGAAGGTGAAACAAAAGGAGAGGAGAGAAAACAACGAGAAATCGCGCTCAACTTGCTAAGAGAGGGGGTTTTAGTTGCTACGATCGTTCGCGCCACAGGATTGACGATCGAACAAGTTCAACAGCTTCAACAGCAACTTAACGAATCGGCTTCATCTTGA
- the larB gene encoding nickel pincer cofactor biosynthesis protein LarB, with translation MSQPEALKALLDEVSQGKISSADALNKLKYLSYEPVGGFANIDHHRSLRTGFPEVIWSPGKTPEQIAQIMESLRGNASVVMATRMEAEVYAWVKEMVPDAIYYPMARICALNSVQAPTHLGTIGILSAGTADLPVAEEAAITAELCGFRVQRLWDVGVAGIHRLLSNVQVLSEADVLIVVAGMEGALPSVVAGLSDCAIVAVPTSIGYGASFNGLSALLTMLNSCATGIGVVNIDNGFGAAMLAGQILRTAAKLKSR, from the coding sequence ATGAGTCAACCCGAAGCGCTCAAAGCCTTACTTGATGAAGTTTCTCAAGGCAAAATTAGTTCAGCCGATGCTCTCAATAAGCTGAAGTATCTGTCGTATGAGCCTGTCGGTGGATTCGCCAATATTGATCATCATCGATCGCTTAGAACCGGATTTCCTGAAGTAATTTGGAGTCCCGGCAAAACACCCGAACAGATTGCCCAGATCATGGAATCCCTGCGCGGTAACGCTTCGGTTGTGATGGCAACTCGCATGGAAGCGGAAGTCTATGCTTGGGTCAAAGAAATGGTTCCTGATGCAATTTACTACCCGATGGCTCGAATCTGTGCGTTAAATTCAGTTCAAGCCCCAACGCATCTAGGCACGATCGGCATTCTTTCGGCAGGTACGGCTGACTTACCTGTTGCCGAAGAAGCAGCAATTACGGCTGAACTGTGTGGTTTTCGAGTGCAACGCCTTTGGGATGTGGGAGTTGCAGGTATTCACCGTTTACTCAGCAATGTTCAGGTATTGTCTGAAGCGGATGTGTTGATTGTTGTTGCGGGAATGGAAGGAGCGTTGCCGAGCGTGGTCGCGGGATTGTCGGACTGTGCGATCGTTGCGGTTCCCACCAGCATTGGTTACGGTGCAAGCTTTAACGGATTGTCGGCATTGTTAACGATGCTGAATTCTTGTGCAACTGGAATTGGAGTTGTCAACATTGACAATGGTTTTGGTGCAGCAATGTTAGCAGGTCAGATTTTGAGAACGGCGGCAAAGCTGAAATCAAGATGA
- a CDS encoding ABC transporter substrate-binding protein, whose protein sequence is MRWSVVLILAIASLFLSGCSPWNYRTEAAQVPQLVLVSPTDPKTFNYANNQTFPSVFPFIYEGLTRENGVTGSYEPALAESWKFSPDNKRIVFTLRPNLKWSDGTPLTSDDVIFTYEDIVFNPKIPTDQKETIQIGTQKVFPKVRKINDRQVEFILPEPFAPLLAATAAPEGVMILPKHALAEAVKNKLPDGNSAFISTWGTDTDPKNIITNGAYVIDSYSAGQRLVLKRNPYYWRKDQSGKQLPYIGRIIWQFIENQDTQLLRFRSGDLDVMGDTRPLRPEYFSLLKREDKRGNFQVLNGGPWSGVLYLTFNLSKAKDQNGKPFVDPIKSKWFNTLEFRQAVAYAIDRDRINTNLFRGLGVVQNSPISVQSPFSLKEGLRVYNYNPQKSRELLKKAGFKYNDRGQLFDSEGNRVRFTLMTNANNLTRVAIGAQVRQDLSKIGIEVDYNPINFNVLIDRINGSREWDAHMIGFTGGIEPQGLANLWMTSGGSHSFNLTQQPGQPKMQGYVANDWEKEIDRLFIEGARELDPEKRKKIYGEFQKLVQEQLPVIHLVNDSALMAVRNRVQGLKYSGLPSWGLWNIQELRIKE, encoded by the coding sequence ATGCGTTGGAGCGTTGTTTTAATCCTTGCGATCGCTTCACTCTTTCTATCTGGCTGTAGCCCATGGAATTATCGAACTGAAGCTGCACAAGTTCCACAATTAGTATTAGTTAGTCCAACTGATCCTAAAACGTTTAACTATGCAAATAACCAAACATTTCCAAGTGTCTTTCCGTTTATTTACGAAGGATTAACGAGAGAGAATGGTGTTACTGGAAGCTATGAGCCTGCATTAGCAGAATCGTGGAAATTTTCACCTGATAATAAACGAATCGTTTTTACGCTTCGCCCGAATCTGAAATGGTCAGATGGAACCCCTTTAACATCAGATGACGTTATTTTTACTTATGAGGATATTGTTTTCAATCCGAAAATTCCAACCGACCAAAAGGAAACTATTCAGATTGGAACGCAGAAGGTTTTTCCAAAGGTTCGCAAAATTAACGATCGACAAGTCGAATTCATTTTGCCCGAGCCATTCGCTCCGTTGCTTGCTGCGACTGCCGCTCCAGAGGGCGTGATGATTCTCCCAAAACATGCACTTGCTGAAGCGGTTAAAAATAAGCTGCCTGACGGAAATTCAGCCTTTATTTCAACTTGGGGAACGGATACTGATCCGAAGAACATTATTACCAATGGTGCCTATGTAATTGATAGCTACAGCGCGGGTCAAAGATTAGTTTTAAAGCGAAACCCGTATTATTGGCGCAAAGATCAGAGCGGAAAACAATTGCCTTATATCGGTCGAATCATTTGGCAGTTTATTGAGAATCAAGATACCCAATTGCTGAGATTTCGCTCCGGCGATTTAGATGTGATGGGAGATACTAGACCGCTTCGACCGGAGTATTTCTCATTGCTGAAGCGAGAAGACAAACGTGGAAACTTCCAAGTTCTAAACGGCGGGCCTTGGTCGGGAGTATTGTATCTAACGTTCAATCTCAGTAAAGCAAAAGATCAAAATGGAAAGCCGTTCGTTGATCCGATTAAATCGAAATGGTTTAATACACTAGAATTTCGGCAAGCGGTGGCATACGCGATCGACAGAGACCGCATCAATACAAACCTATTTCGAGGACTAGGAGTTGTACAAAACTCTCCGATTTCTGTGCAAAGTCCTTTCTCGCTTAAAGAAGGCTTAAGGGTTTATAACTATAATCCACAAAAATCGAGGGAGCTACTGAAAAAGGCGGGATTTAAGTATAACGATCGCGGACAGTTGTTTGACTCCGAAGGGAATCGTGTTCGGTTTACCTTGATGACTAATGCGAACAATCTGACGCGAGTTGCGATCGGCGCTCAAGTTCGACAAGACCTATCAAAAATTGGAATTGAAGTTGATTACAATCCGATTAATTTTAATGTTTTGATCGATCGAATCAATGGATCGCGAGAGTGGGATGCTCACATGATTGGTTTTACGGGTGGCATCGAACCACAGGGACTTGCTAATCTCTGGATGACCAGTGGTGGATCGCATTCGTTTAATTTGACCCAACAGCCAGGGCAACCCAAGATGCAAGGGTATGTGGCAAATGATTGGGAGAAAGAGATCGATCGCTTATTCATTGAAGGAGCGCGAGAACTCGACCCAGAAAAACGTAAAAAAATCTACGGTGAATTCCAAAAATTAGTGCAAGAGCAACTTCCGGTGATTCATCTGGTGAATGATTCTGCACTCATGGCAGTGCGAAATCGAGTGCAAGGATTGAAATACTCTGGTTTACCGAGTTGGGGACTGTGGAATATTCAAGAACTTAGAATTAAAGAGTAA
- a CDS encoding PIN domain-containing protein: protein MSGIRFLLDTNYIIGLVKQQAAVTQEIIDRAIVVQACAYSAITRIELLGFPDITPQEVEGIERILAPMYYAALTREIEDCTIVVRRQYCLKTPDAIIAATAKCLKLELLTLDQQLIKRMQEIEVSDLEG, encoded by the coding sequence ATGAGTGGAATTAGATTTCTTCTAGATACTAATTACATCATCGGTTTGGTAAAGCAGCAAGCAGCAGTGACCCAGGAAATAATCGATCGTGCGATCGTGGTTCAGGCTTGCGCTTATAGTGCTATCACGCGAATTGAACTGCTCGGATTTCCAGATATCACACCGCAAGAGGTGGAAGGGATTGAGCGCATCTTAGCTCCAATGTACTATGCTGCACTAACTAGAGAGATAGAAGATTGTACGATCGTTGTTCGCCGTCAATATTGCTTAAAAACACCGGATGCCATTATTGCTGCAACCGCCAAATGCCTCAAGCTAGAACTGCTCACGCTCGATCAGCAATTAATTAAACGAATGCAGGAAATCGAAGTGAGTGATCTTGAAGGATGA
- a CDS encoding DUF2281 domain-containing protein codes for MKVADKIYELVKTLPEEQASQVLMFVESLQQATRVQVEGQTVARQSETPLSDFVGILKDSPNFNQDPVALQRKLRDEWN; via the coding sequence ATGAAAGTGGCAGATAAGATTTACGAATTGGTGAAGACGCTGCCAGAGGAGCAAGCCAGCCAGGTGCTTATGTTTGTTGAGTCTTTGCAGCAAGCTACTAGAGTACAAGTAGAGGGTCAAACAGTGGCGCGACAGTCAGAAACACCTCTTTCTGATTTCGTCGGAATTCTGAAAGACTCACCCAACTTTAATCAAGATCCAGTAGCACTACAAAGAAAGCTGCGCGATGAGTGGAATTAG